One segment of Pseudomonadota bacterium DNA contains the following:
- a CDS encoding fumarylacetoacetate hydrolase family protein, whose translation MRLLAYDKNGKPTIGLRRGEDLVDISEAAPDLPSDMCALLAAPLEGRLQHILNNPPPHSVHPLSGIKYFPPVWNPGKIICVGLNYEDHAAETKLEKPEYPILFPRFKSTLVAHEQPLIAPNASTEFDYEAELVVVIGKKGRNIERAKAINMVSAYSIFNEGSVRDFQFKSPTWTSGKNFDASGGFGPELVTIDELPPGAQGLGIQTCLNNELLQDGNTADMMFDVSELIHEITKVMTLEAGDLIVSGTPPGVGFVRTPPIFMTPGDICEISIEGIGTLRNPISAEV comes from the coding sequence ATGCGACTTCTGGCATATGACAAAAATGGCAAGCCGACTATTGGGCTTCGACGTGGTGAAGATCTGGTGGATATATCTGAGGCAGCCCCGGATTTACCTTCGGATATGTGTGCACTACTTGCGGCACCGCTTGAAGGCCGCTTGCAACATATTCTTAATAATCCTCCGCCGCATTCTGTTCACCCTCTTTCAGGAATAAAGTATTTTCCACCGGTCTGGAACCCTGGCAAAATTATTTGCGTTGGGCTCAACTATGAGGATCATGCGGCGGAAACTAAACTGGAGAAACCTGAGTACCCTATACTTTTCCCGCGGTTTAAATCAACGTTGGTGGCCCATGAACAGCCCCTTATCGCACCTAATGCATCCACAGAATTTGATTACGAGGCAGAGTTGGTGGTCGTGATAGGCAAAAAAGGGCGTAACATCGAAAGGGCAAAGGCAATTAACATGGTGTCAGCATATTCGATTTTTAATGAAGGTTCGGTGCGTGACTTTCAATTTAAAAGTCCAACGTGGACATCTGGCAAAAACTTTGACGCCTCTGGAGGCTTTGGTCCTGAGTTGGTGACCATCGATGAGCTGCCGCCTGGCGCTCAAGGGCTTGGAATCCAAACCTGTCTTAATAATGAGTTACTTCAGGATGGCAATACCGCAGATATGATGTTCGATGTTTCCGAGCTAATACATGAAATTACCAAGGTCATGACGCTAGAGGCTGGCGACCTGATTGTTTCTGGCACACCTCCTGGTGTCGGATTTGTTCGGACTCCTCCAATTTTTATGACACCAGGCGACATCTGTGAAATTTCAATAGAGGGCATTGGCACCCTTCGCAACCCAATAAGCGCCGAGGTTTGA
- a CDS encoding hydroxyacid dehydrogenase: protein MAEIVITEFVDDATVQNLSQDYQVHFDPTLVDHQQNLPILLQDCRALIVRNRTQVTSKLLKSGPNIEVIGRLGVGLDNIDTEACQEQGIEVCPAVGANSISVAEYSIAAMLILLKRGIFDVSERVIAGEWPRTELMGLEAAGRSFGLIGYGAISREVATRAHALGMQVTAFDPFINEDDTGWDIAKKATLDEIITTNDVISCHVPLNNETYHVIDETAIARMRKGTIVINASRGGVVDEKAIMAGLKSKKLGGAALDVFEYEPLDQKSGAEFREVPNLLITPHVAWATEEANIRTGSVTVANVRRVLGRARGK, encoded by the coding sequence TGATCACAGAATTTGTCGATGATGCAACAGTTCAGAACTTGTCTCAAGATTACCAAGTGCACTTTGATCCAACACTTGTAGACCACCAACAAAACTTGCCAATTTTGCTTCAAGATTGCCGCGCGTTAATTGTGCGAAATCGCACACAGGTCACCTCCAAATTATTGAAGTCTGGGCCCAACATTGAGGTTATTGGGCGCCTCGGAGTAGGTCTCGACAACATTGATACCGAAGCATGTCAGGAGCAAGGTATCGAAGTTTGCCCTGCCGTCGGAGCTAATTCCATCTCAGTTGCTGAATACTCAATAGCTGCAATGCTAATACTCCTAAAACGTGGTATTTTTGATGTGAGTGAACGGGTTATAGCAGGTGAATGGCCTCGCACTGAACTAATGGGTCTGGAAGCTGCGGGACGAAGTTTCGGGCTCATTGGATATGGAGCTATTTCTCGAGAGGTGGCTACACGTGCACATGCTCTAGGCATGCAGGTAACGGCTTTCGACCCTTTCATAAATGAAGATGACACAGGTTGGGACATCGCTAAGAAAGCCACACTCGATGAGATTATCACGACAAACGATGTCATAAGCTGTCATGTTCCGCTCAATAACGAGACGTACCATGTGATTGATGAAACCGCTATTGCGCGGATGCGTAAAGGCACGATTGTGATCAACGCCTCAAGAGGTGGTGTTGTTGATGAAAAAGCAATAATGGCCGGATTGAAGTCTAAGAAGCTTGGCGGAGCGGCATTAGATGTCTTTGAATATGAGCCGCTTGACCAAAAGTCAGGAGCTGAATTTCGTGAGGTGCCGAACCTTTTGATTACACCCCACGTCGCATGGGCAACTGAGGAAGCAAATATAAGAACTGGCTCAGTGACTGTCGCTAATGTTCGCAGAGTCCTAGGTCGTGCCCGAGGAAAATAA